GAGGCAGTACgcaggaaacagagagaaacacaaatagATGGTTTgcatgtaaatggtaaatggactgtatttatatagcgcttttctagtcatatagaacactcaaagcactttacagtaaagtcacattcacccaatcacacacattcatacagcactgctatttaccacgcattttcatgtcacatacatattcatacactgtcggaagagccatcagagacaagttagggttaagtgtcttgcccaaggacacatcggcatgtggacaggtggaagctgggatcgaaccgccaaccttcacGTTGGTGGATGAAAGACACTACGTCCTGTGCCACAGCCGTATGTCATGCAAGACGAGCACGCGATACATGACTTTTTTCATCGCAATGTCCACACATTTTTATCTTAATTTATCTTTACTCACTtgtgtacatatacacacacaggtctatatgtaaataactttttaaagacagaattatatatatatatatatatatatatatatatatatatacacacatacatatatatgtatatatatatatatatacatacatatatacatacatacatatatatatacatacatatatacatacatacatatatatatatatttatttattttttatatatatattcaacattGCACAGATCTCTTTACACTTTATTCTAGTTTACAACTTttgtatgtacatttttactttggttttttttcacacttgctTTGGCAATGGAAACGTCTGTTTCCCATGCCAATAAGCTCCTTTGAATTTAATTGAGTGTGAAAGCTTGGATGCATGGATGGATACTGAATATGATTACCTGATGGGGCTGGATGCGTTGAATGTTGCAGGTAAAGTCAAAGTAGAGGTGGAACTTGTCCttgtccatgtgtttgttttgctgggCCCCTTGTTTTCTTTGACTCTGGACAGTCTTCTCATGCTCTTTTTCCTTAAGCACCGACTTAGATACTGAGGACCGGATGGTCAAAAAACTGTTCTCACACCTGACTCGGcaagagagaaatgcagagggaATGTATTGAGCAACAAATACTTTGATGACAGTTAgaatgaaacacaaaagcagagacaaagacagaatgtTCGTACAATGATTTTACGTAGGTGAGTGTCTCAGGGTCTTTGGCTATCATATCAGCCAAGATATGCTCCACACCTGTAGCCACTTCTTCAAATGATGACAGacctgtcacacaaacacatgcataatTTACGGTACATCAGATCATTATTCTTGTGGACTTTAATTAGCTCTATAAATCAGCAAGGGCAAATATTAATTAAATAAGGTGTTGATAAATCTTTCACAATTTAACTGTGATTGTGTATGTTTGCGCATGAATATGTGTCTGTTTTAGTCTGTACATCTACGGCCCTAGGTCATGAGTCTGCCCACCACCTCCCACACAAGCCTGAGAACCTATGGTGACAGGGCATTCAGTGCGGCCGCCTCACCCTCTGGAAATCTTTCCCAGATCCGCAACGCACCATCTGTGGACATTTCTCAAAACCACCTGTTCCCAAATGCCAGTATTTGAAATGCCTGAAATACTGTCAAAAACACTGGATCTGGCATCGGCAAGGATGCAAATTTATATACCGATCTGATACCATGTCTTTAAGGAAGTTTCACTCGGATAAAACTGCacttttcaaagtgaaatattgccaaaattGCCATTTTCGCTAGCTCTGGCTAACGCTATACTACCgaaaatcaattcaaaacaacaaTTGCGATGTACTGTCACCAGCAAGTACTGTTTTTAGAGCTgtgaagaagtgatttccagtAGTGTTAGCCAGAGCTAGAGAAACTCTCAGCAATTTGTCAATATTTTACGCTTTAAAGTCCCACAAGTAAAAACAATGACATATACCATAATGATGTTTTATACGGTTACGGAAGGATACAGACTAAAAGGTATTTAATTTCTTACTTGTGGCTGCACGTTAACAGTTTTTAAAGGGATTATTTATTCccagatttatttcattttgaagttgctgttgctTTATATTGTTActgttctgtttaaaaaattaaaaggctTATATTTGTATACGCTGTGGCTGAACTTAAACAGCTAATTAAAGGaagtaattgttgtttattcctttATAAATTTATTTGTGATCTTTTTCAATTATGACTGTCCAACTCGATAATGAAATTAGTTCTATGCCATTCATTCTGTTTGTGCTGCttttcaaagggtttaacctgagccaggccatAGAACAATGATAGCTATGATCACTTCCATATAGGGTAAGTAGCCTACagttgttaaaatgtttttaaaagttgttaTTTTCTAAATGCACTGGTATAGGATTGGTACTCAGTATGGGCCTATAcacaaagtccaggtatcggaATCAGGAATAGGAAAAATGTTTTCGTAACATCTCTATTAATTGATCTCCAGGAAttcatgtgattattattttctgttcctgtttgttttcctttatctGTGAAGTGGCCTTGGGTACCTTGAAATGCGAGTTATTATACCTTACCTTTAGTATCAGGTTTTACCCATGCCATTAAATCCAGAGTGTGTGGTGTGTCCAACAGAGCAGAGGCAGCCACCTCAAGGCCAAGCGCTTTGGCTCTGCGAGCTTTTGTCAGCTTACTGCCTTTTTTATAGGGAGAATACTACAGACAAAGAAAGTATGTTTAATTAATGCGAGAAGCAAGATTTAGACGTCCAAATCACATTTAATTGATTcgcataaaaatgtgtttctgaccACATGATCCAGTTCATCTGCCGATCGACAGCTCCTCAGGTTTTGTTCCAACTCAACGGTCAGAACTCCGTCCTTTTTCAAGGTCTGAATAACAGACTGGGTCTTCTTAGCCAGATTGCTAAAgcataacacacatacacaaacaaaaagaaagacgggtttatatggggaaaaaaattaacacactcactcacacacacacatgcatccgCGCTAAAATGGTTCACATgtaacacactaacacaaaatTTATACTGATTCAGACCGCAAACATTGACCACTACCACCATCTAGTGGCCAATGTCTGGAAATGACCACAGTCCAGCTTGGCtctaatgaaaaaacatttcatggcTGCTGCTCATATGAAACTGTATCTAAATGTGCCTCTTCATACAGTAATGTTTGCTGGCAAGTGAACGAGTGAATGATTAAGTGTATCAGTTTCTTTTCTTGATGTTCCCTACCATAATTCCTCATATGTTAGTTGGACATCCCGGACAGCATCAGCATCCATGTGGTTGATCATCTCTTTGCGGTAGCGCACCATGAATGGCACTGTGTTCTCCTCACGAAGAAGTACAATGATATTTACACAGACCCACATCTCCACACATGTCAAGGTGGACAACAGCTGAGGGGAAAGATGTGCATCCATTAAAACTgtacatctactgtatatacaagAAAAGCAAGTTGGCAGTGAATAAGCAGTGAGACACTCCCATAAAACCATGAATAATATAActaatcaaaagaaaaaaaacttaatatacagtatggagAGAATAGACATTAAAGTGGACATGAGTGTATCTGGCATTTGGACCACAATGCACTGCATCATAAAGGACGAATGTAAAACTGACCTAATTGTGCAGTGAATATTATGTTCTCCATCTCCTTAACTGCTGTTGGTAGATAATTTCTTTATGGTTTTAGTATTTTTGTTCAGCAATAACTAGCTATTTATAGACAAACAATCACTCCAAGTGTCCAGCTCCCTGACTGGATATTTTGTTGAAGCTGGGGAAATCAGCTATATGTTGAAATTTCCAATTTATTCCCATTCTATGCTTCTTAGAAACCAACTTTTCAATGTAGTTACAATTtttcagtctggtagagattaaagcagcggttgtacaactgtcctctctctctctctctcttctctcctactgtctctcctcccaccctctttctgcccacttctcctcttccccatttctctcctcaccccaaccggttgagacagatgaccgcccacaactgagtcctgttctgtcagagatttcttcctgttaaaagggagttttttctctccaccgtcgccaagtgctttgctcattgtgggatttgttgggttttccctgtaatattgtaatattgacctcactatataaagtgccttgagacaatgtatgttgtgacatggcgctatacaaataaaattgaattgaattgaactatCTGACAACACATtcccacacaaaaacaccaataaACCCAACAATACCTCAGTCAAGTCCCAGGTCATGTTAAGCTCATTCCTAAGAGCTTGTGCTTCTGATGGTGGTAAAGCAGTTGGTTGTCCCTGGCAGGTACCACTGgtcttctgtttctttaaatagGGCTCTTCAAACATGAAATCCTCCTCTtctatttcctctttctttggTCTAAGTCCAGCTAGTGATGACCCTTCATCTGCCCATCTGTCTGCCTCATGGGCTTCTGACACAATAAATGAAACCCTCTACAAAACAagtaaagaaacagaaagacattAGTGACAGTACTTGTGAAAGGTAAAATCATCCAAAATGTTTTGCGGTCTTTATTATTTGTTGGAAATAGAGGCTCAATTCAGAATTAATGAATAGACTGTTATACTGGCAGAAATTTTGATGTGCAGAattcaataacacacacacacacacacacacacacacacacacacacacacacacacacacacacacacacacacacacacacacacacacacacacacacacacacacacacacacacacacacacacacacacacacacacacacacacacacacacacacagtgttatgAAATCATCCTGACAACCTGTGGTTATAACTGTTGCCAACCCAATTTCATCTACTTCCAGGCataactgcatgtgtgtttccagaCGGAACTCCAACTAAAAAGGGAATTAATCTTACCTCCTCCTTCATTCTGATGCTTGGCCCACTTTCTTCAGCTCTCCCTCCCTTTGGacagtctgtttctttttcttctttgtgttctCCAGCCTTATCATCCTTTCTTCCATCACGTTCCCTCTTTGTTCCAGCCAACCAAGACTCACCAGAATCCTTGCGAGCTGAAAGCGCCTTCTTTTTGCGTTCCGCATCATGTTTCAGTAGTACCCTTGACTTGGGATCTTTGGGTACTTTGGGAGCTTTTGGTGTCTTCAGCGCTTTTGGCTGCTTCGGTTTGGAAGTTCTTTTGGCCGTTGCTTTTCTATCCCCTGCTGCAGGGGTGCTGACAATTTTGCTTGGCCCTTTTGATTTAAGCTCCGTAGGCCTCCATTCCTCACTGTCCTCATCACTACTCATCGTCTGGGAAAAGGACCTGATGATAAAGTTTAAACAAAGTGTGAAAATCAGCCAATAATACTACTACAACAGGATCTTGCTTTTTGCTaaattttgtgcattttcaccAGGTTTGCCTAGTCTCATCCGGCATTCTTAAAATCAGGCTGCATAGTCTAATTTGTATAGTATTGCAGTGTGAAAAAGTTGTTTGTGTCTCTATTAACCCTGTAATTAAAGGGTAGTTTGGGTAACTTTTAACGTCATCCCCAACAGAGAAGATAGGCCTCAAGCTGCGCCAGCGACCTTGAGCATGAATATAATGTTTTGCAGAAAGTTGATTCTCCTGGAATTTAAATCATATAACCCTGAAGAATTCACTACCAAACTTCTAACCATTTTTGGACTTTACCACTTGAGACAACAAAACACTGGACCTCCTGTATGCAAATGCTAAGAATGCATTCAGGGTCACTGTTCTCCCCCCACTCTGCAGATCTGATCACAACCTTGTCCTGATGTTTCCAAAGTATGTCCCTCTTGTCTAGTGGCAGCCTGTGCACACAATGACAGTGAAGAGGTGGACTCAGGAGGCAAATGGGGCAGTGTAGGACTTCTTTGTCTACAAAATGGGGTGATGTGAGCAAAACTGGGaggacatcaacaacatgacacaaacaGACTAAAACTGATGAAGGCTGGCTCTGAAATAGGCTGCAAGCTGAAAGCTTTTACAGCTGTGGTGGCGAAagtacaattattattatttttcaggcaAATGAATCACTAATTCCTGTTGGAATGGATAAAgccggaccatcctctccacttcacactggacagacagaggaTTAGCTTCTCCTACATACAGCTTTGCTGTCACAAGGACAGATTCAgcaaatctttcctgccacaagacATTAGACTGTACAACACTCCaactctgtctgacagagacactctggactCTCACTTTTACACAAATCCCAGCACCTTGCACCCAACAGTTACCATGTTATACCTTCTCACTTATACAAATCTgtaaattttttatatttctattccTGGTAGTTTTGAAGTTCTTACATTTTTATACTTGTAATTCtctgttttaatatatatattttgtaaggtaTGTTGAGAGCCtcatacctgctgctgtaacaccggcAATTCCCAGTTTGGGTTTCATAAAGTtcatctatctattcatctatctattataattgggggggggggggagatgactGCGGTGAATGAATGAACCAAAGTCACTTACAGATCGGACTCCATATCTCCATACTTCACAACTTTGCTAGTTGCTCGGAGTCTTCGCATCATCTGTGAGAAAATATCTAGTTATTAGGCTCAACATCAAAGCTTCATCAAAGCATCACACAATTAGGCTAACCTTCTGTTGTGCACTTTTACTGAAGTAGCACATTTTACAATGTGGTATAGTACTTCTTCCCCcactgataatgataataatattaatgacgTCAAGTTGTTATTAACGGCTCAGTGTTAGCTATTTGTCATTACCCGGAAAATTATAATTGAACAGAGAGCAGGGACACTTTATCGGTGCTAACTTTAGCAGAAGCATTGAATATACTGAAGCGGGATAGCTATCATAATGTTGCGTTAACCGCTATTTCAAATT
The sequence above is a segment of the Scophthalmus maximus strain ysfricsl-2021 chromosome 10, ASM2237912v1, whole genome shotgun sequence genome. Coding sequences within it:
- the srbd1 gene encoding S1 RNA-binding domain-containing protein 1 isoform X3, giving the protein MMRRLRATSKVVKYGDMESDLSFSQTMSSDEDSEEWRPTELKSKGPSKIVSTPAAGDRKATAKRTSKPKQPKALKTPKAPKVPKDPKSRVLLKHDAERKKKALSARKDSGESWLAGTKRERDGRKDDKAGEHKEEKETDCPKGGRAEESGPSIRMKEERVSFIVSEAHEADRWADEGSSLAGLRPKKEEIEEEDFMFEEPYLKKQKTSGTCQGQPTALPPSEAQALRNELNMTWDLTELLSTLTCVEMWVCVNIIVLLREENTVPFMVRYRKEMINHMDADAVRDVQLTYEELCNLAKKTQSVIQTLKKDGVLTVELEQNLRSCRSADELDHVYSPYKKGSKLTKARRAKALGLEVAASALLDTPHTLDLMAWVKPDTKGLSSFEEVATGVEHILADMIAKDPETLTYVKSLCENSFLTIRSSVSKSVLKEKEHEKTVQSQRKQGAQQNKHMDKDKFHLYFDFTCNIQRIQPHQTLAINRGESLKILTVKVNICDRVKSDFIRWCINNRWRPKTFPREELNVIIRNAVEDSYKRLILPFLTRSYRTKLTFAAEKESIAMFVRNLRQRLLMCPVRGCIIMGVDPGFRHGCKLAILSPTSQILHTDVVYLHNSSQPKEAEKLRHLMIKYCCTRVVIGNGTACRETESFFTDLIFRRYFHPLEVSYCITNEAGASIYSVSPEAVKEMPDLDPNLRSAVSIGRRVQDPLAELVKIDPKHIGIGTYQHDVSAGALKAALDGVVQECVSFVGVDINICSETLMRHVAGLNVGRAQNIAKWREQNGPFINREQLKLVKGMGPKTYQQCAGFIRINPQTLHSAKSSPHPVAAVPEKPAAKKGKGKTCVNKPTSFNPLDQTCIHPESYHVAQSLSSLYPPPSSRSPSLSLITSIIDPVLSLNSCPLWVGV
- the srbd1 gene encoding S1 RNA-binding domain-containing protein 1 isoform X2; the protein is MMRRLRATSKVVKYGDMESDLSFSQTMSSDEDSEEWRPTELKSKGPSKIVSTPAAGDRKATAKRTSKPKQPKALKTPKAPKVPKDPKSRVLLKHDAERKKKALSARKDSGESWLAGTKRERDGRKDDKAGEHKEEKETDCPKGGRAEESGPSIRMKEERVSFIVSEAHEADRWADEGSSLAGLRPKKEEIEEEDFMFEEPYLKKQKTSGTCQGQPTALPPSEAQALRNELNMTWDLTELLSTLTCVEMWVCVNIIVLLREENTVPFMVRYRKEMINHMDADAVRDVQLTYEELCNLAKKTQSVIQTLKKDGVLTVELEQNLRSCRSADELDHVYSPYKKGSKLTKARRAKALGLEVAASALLDTPHTLDLMAWVKPDTKGLSSFEEVATGVEHILADMIAKDPETLTYVKSLCENSFLTIRSSVSKSVLKEKEHEKTVQSQRKQGAQQNKHMDKDKFHLYFDFTCNIQRIQPHQTLAINRGESLKILTVKVNICDRVKSDFIRWCINNRWRPKTFPREELNVIIRNAVEDSYKRLILPFLTRSYRTKLTFAAEKESIAMFVRNLRQRLLMCPVRGCIIMGVDPGFRHGCKLAILSPTSQILHTDVVYLHNSSQPKEAEKLRHLMIKYCCTRVVIGNGTACRETESFFTDLIFRRYFHPLEVSYCITNEAGASIYSVSPEAVKEMPDLDPNLRSAVSIGRRVQDPLAELVKIDPKHIGIGTYQHDVSAGALKAALDGVVQECVSFVGVDINICSETLMRHVAGLNVGRAQNIAKWREQNGPFINREQLKLVKGMGPKTYQQCAGFIRINPQTLHSAKSSPHPVAAVPEKPAAKKGKGKTCVNKPTSFNPLDQTCIHPESYHVAQRFMSLVGGSVDQIGNSGLQQCVESKVRTSSVEELAGTVDTTPETLKLIIDGLTQPPGFDIRQSTSWQCSSYRN
- the srbd1 gene encoding S1 RNA-binding domain-containing protein 1 isoform X4 — encoded protein: MMRRLRATSKVVKYGDMESDLSFSQTMSSDEDSEEWRPTELKSKGPSKIVSTPAAGDRKATAKRTSKPKQPKALKTPKAPKVPKDPKSRVLLKHDAERKKKALSARKDSGESWLAGTKRERDGRKDDKAGEHKEEKETDCPKGGRAEESGPSIRMKEERVSFIVSEAHEADRWADEGSSLAGLRPKKEEIEEEDFMFEEPYLKKQKTSGTCQGQPTALPPSEAQALRNELNMTWDLTELLSTLTCVEMWVCVNIIVLLREENTVPFMVRYRKEMINHMDADAVRDVQLTYEELCNLAKKTQSVIQTLKKDGVLTVELEQNLRSCRSADELDHVYSPYKKGSKLTKARRAKALGLEVAASALLDTPHTLDLMAWVKPDTKGLSSFEEVATGVEHILADMIAKDPETLTYVKSLCENSFLTIRSSVSKSVLKEKEHEKTVQSQRKQGAQQNKHMDKDKFHLYFDFTCNIQRIQPHQTLAINRGESLKILTVKVNICDRVKSDFIRWCINNRWRPKTFPREELNVIIRNAVEDSYKRLILPFLTRSYRTKLTFAAEKESIAMFVRNLRQRLLMCPVRGCIIMGVDPGFRHGCKLAILSPTSQILHTDVVYLHNSSQPKEAEKLRHLMIKYCCTRVVIGNGTACRETESFFTDLIFRRYFHPLEVSYCITNEAGASIYSVSPEAVKEMPDLDPNLRSAVSIGRRVQDPLAELVKIDPKHIGIGTYQHDVSAGALKAALDGVVQECVSFVGVDINICSETLMSGIQLEAETSDLCCFISQTCSRPECGPGTEYSQVERAEWSLHQQGAAQTGQRHGAQDLPAVCWLY